A single window of Euzebyales bacterium DNA harbors:
- a CDS encoding metallophosphoesterase, which translates to MNPSRRSRTALRVVAAAALFVALTATSAWARERPTGRYVSTSGVPHTDVGGLRGAPGWTPASRPGITPSWRRALDTVIGQIAAERPDAVLHTGDMVEGRWDVDASGSAMFGPVETRAQRRAAVRRAGDHYYPRMRRWWQRHGLTVYAGLGDHEVGDMSHVGVLRSHRFKAQELDVWKRTWARHMARDATGGPRFRMRPVGTQFERTAYATRLGDVGLVTLDPFMRRHDVVRVRIGARQLQWLDRVLRRLRRTGARHLIVQSEIPALGPNRRFASSGLLLDDGRRLWRMLRAHDVDLLLSGEYHAPTTHSDRGTAPVQVVHGGRMVNARVSYLVITTFKDRIQVRLKEMGGRVGGGRLWSSWHAHVPARITMGQYAVVDGTLTIDADGRLSHRSGYLREGIRAREPRLRPTVERMGPGRRTASIRAGGDAR; encoded by the coding sequence GTGAACCCGTCCCGCAGGTCGCGGACAGCGTTGCGCGTCGTCGCGGCGGCGGCGCTGTTCGTGGCGTTGACGGCCACGTCCGCATGGGCCCGGGAGCGGCCGACCGGGCGCTACGTTTCGACGAGCGGTGTCCCGCACACCGACGTGGGCGGGCTGCGCGGGGCGCCGGGCTGGACGCCCGCGTCACGGCCGGGGATCACTCCGTCCTGGCGTCGTGCGCTCGACACAGTGATCGGCCAGATCGCGGCCGAGCGTCCCGACGCCGTGCTCCACACCGGGGACATGGTCGAGGGCCGCTGGGACGTCGACGCCAGCGGCTCGGCGATGTTCGGGCCCGTCGAGACCCGTGCGCAGCGTCGGGCCGCCGTGCGAAGAGCTGGCGACCACTACTACCCCCGCATGCGGCGCTGGTGGCAGCGCCACGGCCTGACGGTGTACGCGGGACTGGGCGACCACGAGGTCGGCGACATGTCACATGTCGGCGTCCTTCGGTCCCACAGGTTCAAGGCCCAAGAGCTCGACGTGTGGAAACGGACGTGGGCGCGGCACATGGCGCGGGATGCGACCGGCGGTCCCCGATTCAGGATGCGCCCCGTCGGGACGCAGTTCGAACGGACCGCATACGCAACGCGGCTCGGCGACGTCGGTCTGGTCACGCTCGACCCGTTCATGCGTCGTCACGACGTTGTCCGCGTGCGCATCGGCGCACGCCAGCTGCAGTGGCTGGACCGTGTCCTGCGACGCCTCCGGCGGACGGGGGCGCGGCATCTCATCGTGCAGAGCGAGATCCCCGCCCTCGGACCCAACCGGCGGTTCGCGTCCAGTGGACTGCTGCTCGACGACGGCCGTCGCCTGTGGAGGATGCTGCGCGCGCACGACGTCGATCTGCTCCTGTCGGGCGAGTACCACGCACCCACGACGCACTCCGACCGCGGAACGGCTCCCGTGCAGGTCGTCCATGGCGGGAGGATGGTCAACGCCCGGGTGAGCTACCTGGTGATCACGACGTTCAAGGACCGCATCCAGGTGCGGCTGAAGGAGATGGGTGGCCGGGTCGGCGGCGGACGGCTGTGGTCGTCGTGGCATGCGCACGTGCCGGCGCGCATCACCATGGGTCAGTACGCGGTGGTCGATGGCACCTTGACCATCGATGCCGATGGACGCCTGTCGCATCGCTCCGGGTACCTGCGCGAGGGCATCAGAGCCCGCGAACCCAGGCTCCGCCCCACCGTCGAACGGATGGGACCCGGGCGCAGGACCGCGTCCATCCGTGCCGGCGGCGACGCGCGCTGA
- a CDS encoding Cof-type HAD-IIB family hydrolase, which yields MRPAIAAIDFDGTLLRTDGTISERTAETIRRITDAGIRVLVVTGRPPRWLEPISDLLGGRGTAIAANGALVVDLETSEIVHSTHLDIATARTVIERLRAAFPTATFGVERPDGFAHERGYPRGIRRSERMPQVAYADTLDDLLLEPPVKILARVSDVDIDTAAARAIDVLDGSASVYFSGADLLEVAAADVSKAATLARVAAEWGIAADAVMAFGDMPNDIPMLEWAGHAVAVANAHPTVHAVADTVTASNDDDGVALVLERFL from the coding sequence GTGAGGCCCGCGATCGCGGCGATCGACTTCGACGGCACGCTGCTGCGCACCGATGGCACGATCAGCGAGCGCACCGCCGAGACGATCCGCAGGATCACCGACGCAGGCATCCGGGTGTTGGTGGTCACGGGCCGCCCGCCACGGTGGCTGGAGCCGATCTCCGACCTGCTCGGCGGCCGGGGGACGGCGATCGCCGCCAACGGGGCGCTGGTCGTGGACCTCGAGACCTCAGAGATCGTCCACAGCACCCACCTCGACATCGCGACGGCCCGGACGGTCATCGAGCGCCTGCGCGCGGCATTTCCGACCGCGACCTTCGGCGTGGAGCGTCCTGACGGCTTCGCGCACGAGCGAGGTTACCCGCGTGGCATCCGCCGGTCGGAGCGGATGCCCCAGGTGGCCTACGCCGACACGCTCGACGACCTGCTCCTGGAACCGCCGGTGAAGATCCTCGCGCGGGTGTCCGACGTCGACATCGACACCGCCGCGGCGCGCGCGATCGATGTGCTCGACGGCTCGGCCAGCGTCTACTTCTCCGGCGCCGACCTGCTCGAGGTCGCCGCGGCGGACGTGAGCAAGGCGGCGACGCTGGCTCGGGTGGCGGCGGAGTGGGGGATCGCAGCCGACGCGGTGATGGCGTTCGGCGACATGCCCAACGACATCCCGATGCTCGAGTGGGCCGGCCACGCGGTCGCCGTCGCCAACGCGCACCCGACAGTCCACGCCGTCGCCGACACGGTCACGGCGTCCAACGACGACGACGGTGTGGCGCTCGTCCTCGAGCGCTTCCTGTAG
- a CDS encoding bifunctional [glutamine synthetase] adenylyltransferase/[glutamine synthetase]-adenylyl-L-tyrosine phosphorylase, whose product MIDVDGRLLALFELDAERAQNRVAALGLDDGELRRVLERLGLGAHPPTALSAVLDLATADAVAWHELATSDDTLRRLAFLAGASDALPDLIVRSARARAVLCGDLATWTYDDVRSHADEALANGGPAALADVQRLGVLRIALRDLLGMADTPTATAELSSLAEGIIASAYTHVAAEEPLAVVAMGKLGGRELNYVSDLDLLFVARDAGAATGVARSLLEVLGTVTAAGRVYEIDTNLRPEGSDGPLVRSLDAYRRYYSRWARTWEFQALLKARPIAGDEALGRRFSELVEPFVWPERLGDGAVADIQRMKTVVERSAPVRSAGARQLKLAPGGLRDIEFAVQLLQLVHGRADRTLRTPNTLEGLDALAAGGYVDEGDANLFGDAYQFLRTIEHRLQLRRMRRTHVVPHDARDRHRLARAFGFRDIRAADALDQFDREFSRVQGYVRRLHEKLFYRPLLTRFGELTAAEQRQLGSGLNEQAAYERLSALGFTAPKRAVAHLDAMVGGTSRLARVLRTILPAILPALAAAPDPDGGLIELRTLCERLVNDPTLLTTLRDAPPSGELLVSLLGRSRRIGEWLVRDPDLIGRLGDPSTLDEPFDAAAIDTQIEALLVRSGDPEHRAMAIGRRLRRELVWTAIRDVSGRTDVEAVTDHLTRVADVVLDAATRLALTGSDVRLAVIGLGRLGAGELGYASDLDVMVVFDPPDERAQAIASVERMVALVSLIAPTAPAFTVDLGLRPEGRDGPLARSLGSYERYYERWAQSWEFLALTQARVVAGDRGLGERWLAMVADRVFEDPASAERLGEVRAVKARIERERAGGGEGDIDLKLGAGGLADVEWTVQLLALTHGGRHEQLRSSGTRAGLAAAAEGGYIDERQHGWLLHGWRTLTQLRNVLYLIGERNSHLLRARSEVRAHAAQVLGFDPPGIQRLEEELRRAMRRVRNVHEQVFYESRL is encoded by the coding sequence ATGATCGACGTCGACGGGCGGCTGCTCGCGCTGTTCGAACTGGACGCGGAGCGGGCGCAGAACCGCGTGGCGGCGTTGGGCCTGGACGACGGCGAGCTGCGCCGCGTCCTGGAGCGCCTCGGCCTGGGCGCGCACCCGCCCACGGCTCTTTCGGCCGTCCTCGACCTCGCGACCGCGGACGCGGTCGCCTGGCATGAGCTGGCAACCTCCGACGACACGCTGCGCCGGCTGGCCTTCTTGGCCGGCGCCAGCGACGCGCTGCCCGACCTGATCGTCCGCTCCGCGCGGGCGCGCGCCGTGCTCTGCGGCGATCTGGCGACGTGGACCTACGACGACGTGCGGTCCCACGCCGACGAGGCACTCGCCAACGGGGGACCGGCGGCGCTCGCCGATGTGCAGCGACTCGGCGTCCTGCGCATCGCCCTTCGCGACCTGCTCGGCATGGCCGATACGCCGACGGCCACCGCCGAGCTGTCCTCGCTCGCCGAGGGGATCATCGCTTCGGCGTACACGCACGTCGCCGCCGAGGAGCCGCTCGCCGTCGTGGCCATGGGCAAGCTGGGCGGCCGCGAACTGAACTACGTTTCCGACCTCGACCTGCTGTTCGTCGCCCGCGACGCCGGCGCCGCGACCGGCGTCGCACGGTCGCTGCTGGAGGTGCTGGGCACCGTCACCGCTGCCGGCAGGGTCTACGAGATCGACACGAACCTGCGGCCGGAGGGCAGCGACGGCCCGCTGGTCCGCAGCCTCGACGCCTACCGGCGCTACTACAGCCGGTGGGCGAGGACCTGGGAGTTCCAGGCCCTGCTGAAGGCCCGCCCGATCGCCGGCGACGAGGCGCTCGGGCGCAGGTTCTCCGAGCTGGTCGAGCCGTTCGTGTGGCCCGAGCGCCTCGGAGACGGCGCGGTCGCGGACATCCAGAGGATGAAGACGGTCGTCGAGCGCAGCGCTCCGGTGCGCTCGGCGGGCGCCCGGCAACTCAAGCTGGCTCCCGGTGGCCTGCGCGACATCGAGTTCGCCGTGCAGCTGCTGCAGCTGGTGCACGGGCGCGCCGACCGGACGCTTCGCACCCCCAACACTCTGGAGGGCCTCGACGCCCTCGCTGCGGGCGGCTACGTCGACGAGGGCGACGCCAACCTGTTCGGCGACGCCTACCAGTTCCTGCGCACGATCGAGCATCGCCTGCAGCTGCGACGCATGCGGCGGACCCACGTCGTGCCGCACGATGCCCGCGACCGCCACCGGCTGGCGCGTGCGTTCGGCTTCCGCGACATCCGCGCCGCCGACGCGCTCGACCAGTTCGACCGCGAGTTCAGCCGCGTGCAAGGCTACGTGCGACGACTCCACGAGAAGCTGTTCTACCGGCCGCTGCTGACCAGGTTCGGTGAGCTGACGGCCGCCGAGCAGCGCCAGCTCGGCAGCGGGCTCAACGAGCAGGCCGCGTATGAGCGGTTGTCGGCGCTGGGCTTCACCGCACCCAAGCGGGCCGTCGCGCACCTCGACGCCATGGTCGGCGGGACGTCGCGGCTCGCGCGGGTGCTGCGGACGATCCTGCCCGCGATCCTGCCCGCGCTGGCGGCGGCACCGGACCCCGACGGGGGTCTGATCGAGCTGCGGACGTTGTGTGAGCGCCTCGTCAACGACCCGACGCTGCTGACCACGCTGCGCGACGCTCCGCCGAGCGGCGAGCTGCTGGTCAGCCTGCTGGGCCGGTCACGCCGCATCGGCGAGTGGCTGGTGCGTGACCCCGACCTCATCGGCAGGCTCGGCGACCCGTCGACGCTGGATGAGCCGTTCGACGCGGCGGCGATCGACACCCAGATCGAGGCGCTGCTGGTCCGGTCCGGCGATCCGGAGCATCGGGCGATGGCGATCGGCCGCCGGCTGCGGCGCGAACTGGTCTGGACGGCGATCCGCGACGTGTCGGGTCGCACCGACGTCGAGGCGGTCACCGACCACCTGACCCGCGTCGCGGATGTGGTGCTGGACGCGGCCACCCGGCTGGCGCTGACCGGCAGCGACGTCCGGCTCGCCGTCATCGGGCTGGGCAGGTTGGGCGCAGGTGAGCTGGGCTATGCCAGCGACCTCGACGTCATGGTGGTCTTCGACCCCCCCGACGAACGGGCCCAGGCCATCGCGTCGGTCGAGCGGATGGTCGCGCTGGTCTCCCTGATCGCGCCGACGGCCCCCGCCTTCACCGTCGACCTCGGGCTCCGCCCGGAGGGGCGCGACGGGCCCCTGGCGCGGTCACTGGGGTCCTACGAGCGCTACTACGAGCGCTGGGCGCAGTCGTGGGAGTTCCTGGCGCTCACGCAGGCGCGCGTCGTCGCCGGCGACCGAGGCCTGGGGGAGCGGTGGCTGGCGATGGTCGCCGACCGTGTCTTCGAGGACCCCGCGTCGGCCGAGCGTCTCGGTGAGGTGCGGGCCGTGAAGGCGCGGATCGAGCGTGAGCGTGCCGGCGGCGGCGAGGGTGACATCGACCTCAAGCTGGGCGCCGGTGGCCTGGCCGACGTCGAGTGGACAGTGCAGCTGCTGGCTCTCACACACGGCGGGCGGCACGAACAGCTGCGCTCATCCGGCACACGTGCGGGGCTGGCGGCCGCGGCCGAAGGCGGCTACATCGACGAACGGCAGCACGGCTGGCTGCTGCACGGCTGGCGGACGCTGACCCAGCTGCGCAACGTCCTCTACCTCATCGGTGAGCGCAACAGCCACCTGCTGCGCGCTCGCAGCGAGGTGCGCGCCCACGCGGCCCAGGTCCTCGGCTTCGATCCCCCCGGGATCCAGCGGCTCGAGGAGGAGCTGCGCCGGGCCATGCGTCGGGTCCGCAACGTTCACGAGCAGGTGTTCTATGAGTCACGCCTCTGA
- a CDS encoding glutamine synthetase family protein, with protein MDKQQEYVLRTVEERDIRIIRLWFTDVLGMLKSVAVTSSELESAFREGIGFDGSAVDGFARVQESDMLAVPDATTFQVLPWRPRDHGVARMFCDIFTPEGEPFVGDPRHVLRRTLQHAQDLGFTFYVHPEIEFFLFRSAEEPVPLDAGGYFDLTPTEMQSDFRRDAIQTLEAMGISVEYSHHEVAPSQHEIDLRYADALSMADNVMTYRMVVKEVAMQHGVYATFMPKPLAEHWGSAMHTHVSLFEGDTNAFHDPEDPANLSTVARQFVAGLLTHAREISAVCCQWVNSYKRLSAAMLGPFPTGEAPVHVSWGRYNRSALVRVPTYKPSKSASARVELRAPDPACNPYLMFAVVLAAGLRGIEKGYDLVPETEDNIFEMTDAERRAAGIASLPGNLDEALREMESSELVAETLGEHVFDFFLRNKRVEWDAYRAQVTPYEVQRYLPML; from the coding sequence GTGGACAAGCAACAGGAGTACGTGCTCCGCACGGTCGAGGAGCGCGACATCCGCATCATCCGGCTGTGGTTCACCGACGTGCTGGGCATGCTCAAGTCCGTCGCGGTCACCTCCTCGGAGCTCGAGAGCGCGTTCCGTGAGGGCATCGGCTTCGACGGCTCCGCCGTCGACGGCTTCGCACGTGTCCAGGAGTCGGACATGCTCGCCGTGCCCGACGCGACGACCTTCCAGGTGCTGCCGTGGCGGCCCCGGGACCACGGGGTCGCACGGATGTTCTGTGACATCTTCACGCCGGAGGGCGAGCCGTTCGTCGGCGACCCGCGCCACGTGCTGCGGCGCACGCTGCAGCACGCGCAGGACCTGGGCTTCACCTTCTACGTCCACCCCGAGATCGAGTTCTTCCTGTTCCGCTCCGCAGAGGAACCGGTGCCACTGGACGCCGGTGGCTACTTCGACCTCACCCCGACTGAGATGCAGTCCGACTTCCGGCGCGATGCGATCCAGACGCTGGAGGCCATGGGCATCAGCGTCGAGTACTCCCACCATGAGGTCGCACCGAGCCAGCACGAGATCGACCTGCGCTACGCCGACGCGCTGTCGATGGCCGACAACGTGATGACCTACCGCATGGTGGTCAAGGAGGTCGCCATGCAGCACGGTGTGTACGCGACGTTCATGCCGAAGCCGCTGGCCGAGCACTGGGGCAGCGCGATGCACACCCACGTGTCGCTCTTCGAGGGAGACACGAACGCCTTCCACGACCCCGAGGACCCCGCGAACCTGTCAACTGTGGCCCGGCAGTTCGTCGCCGGGCTCCTGACCCACGCGCGCGAGATCAGCGCGGTGTGCTGCCAGTGGGTCAACAGCTACAAGCGGCTGTCGGCCGCGATGCTTGGCCCGTTCCCGACCGGTGAGGCCCCGGTGCACGTGTCGTGGGGCCGCTACAACCGTTCGGCGCTCGTCAGGGTGCCGACATACAAGCCGTCCAAGAGCGCGTCGGCGCGCGTCGAGTTGCGCGCCCCGGACCCGGCGTGCAACCCGTACCTGATGTTCGCGGTGGTGCTGGCGGCCGGTCTGCGCGGCATCGAGAAGGGCTACGACCTGGTCCCCGAGACCGAGGACAACATCTTCGAGATGACCGACGCCGAGCGGCGCGCCGCCGGCATCGCCAGCCTCCCCGGCAACCTCGACGAGGCGCTGCGCGAGATGGAGTCCTCCGAGCTGGTCGCCGAGACGCTCGGTGAGCACGTCTTCGACTTCTTTCTGCGCAACAAGCGGGTCGAGTGGGACGCGTACCGCGCGCAGGTGACACCCTACGAGGTCCAGCGCTATCTGCCGATGCTCTGA
- a CDS encoding ammonium transporter, with protein sequence MLPVLAGPAAAQELGETATLQLNIDVVYYMLAIALVFIMQAGFAMVETGLTRSKNAANIMMKNLADMNFGLIAYFFVGFGLMYGASAAGLLGTDTFMLQAGSYTDGMTAPVTEAGGIPLGVDFMYQAVFCATAATIVSGAVAGRMKFSGYVIVSVIISALVYPIVGHWHWGGGWLSTLGGQGYIDFAGSSIVHMTGGVAAITIAAILGPRMGKFGRDGRPQVIPGHSAPLTALGTFTLWFGWFGFNGGSVLAADGVAIAPVLFTTCIAACAGGAAATLFTWARFRKPDFSMTCNGVLGGLVGITAAPDLVGGLGAIGVGAVAGVLVVLSVQAVDRLGIDDAVGAFSVHGVCGALGILWPAFYGTEVGLFKGGGVTQVWIQVVGILAITAFVTVSSAILALALKAAGLLRVSEVEELEGLDIHEHGMYGYPEAALGSAAYPGGPRTSPTTGVVSLDGQSQKVLQDS encoded by the coding sequence ATGTTGCCGGTCCTCGCCGGACCCGCCGCAGCGCAGGAGCTCGGTGAGACCGCGACGTTGCAGCTCAACATCGACGTCGTGTACTACATGCTGGCCATCGCCCTGGTGTTCATCATGCAGGCCGGCTTCGCAATGGTGGAGACAGGTCTGACGCGGTCGAAGAACGCCGCGAACATCATGATGAAGAACCTCGCAGACATGAACTTCGGTCTGATCGCATACTTCTTCGTCGGCTTCGGGCTGATGTACGGCGCGAGCGCCGCCGGTCTGCTCGGCACCGACACGTTCATGCTGCAGGCCGGCAGCTACACCGACGGCATGACGGCACCGGTCACCGAGGCGGGAGGCATCCCGCTCGGTGTGGACTTCATGTACCAGGCGGTCTTCTGTGCCACAGCCGCGACGATCGTCTCGGGCGCGGTCGCCGGCCGGATGAAGTTCTCGGGCTACGTGATCGTCTCGGTCATCATCAGCGCCCTGGTCTACCCGATCGTCGGCCACTGGCACTGGGGCGGCGGCTGGCTGTCGACCCTCGGCGGCCAGGGCTACATCGATTTCGCCGGCTCGAGCATCGTGCACATGACGGGCGGTGTCGCGGCCATCACGATCGCCGCGATCCTCGGACCCCGTATGGGCAAGTTCGGTCGTGACGGCAGGCCCCAGGTCATCCCCGGCCACTCGGCGCCGCTGACCGCGCTGGGCACCTTCACCCTGTGGTTCGGCTGGTTCGGGTTCAACGGCGGTTCGGTCCTTGCGGCCGACGGCGTGGCGATCGCCCCGGTTCTGTTCACCACCTGCATCGCCGCGTGTGCCGGTGGCGCCGCAGCGACGCTGTTCACGTGGGCCCGGTTCCGCAAGCCCGACTTCTCGATGACCTGCAACGGCGTGCTCGGTGGCCTTGTCGGCATCACCGCGGCCCCGGACCTCGTCGGTGGCCTCGGCGCGATCGGCGTCGGTGCGGTCGCAGGCGTGCTGGTGGTCCTGTCGGTCCAGGCGGTCGACAGGCTGGGCATCGACGACGCGGTCGGCGCGTTCAGCGTCCACGGCGTGTGCGGAGCGCTGGGCATCCTGTGGCCCGCGTTCTATGGCACCGAGGTCGGCCTGTTCAAGGGCGGCGGCGTCACCCAGGTGTGGATCCAGGTCGTCGGCATCCTGGCCATCACCGCGTTCGTCACGGTCTCCAGCGCGATCCTCGCGTTGGCGCTGAAGGCGGCCGGGCTCCTGCGGGTGTCCGAGGTCGAGGAGCTCGAGGGTCTCGACATCCACGAGCATGGCATGTACGGGTACCCGGAGGCCGCGCTCGGTTCCGCCGCCTACCCCGGCGGTCCGCGGACATCGCCGACCACCGGCGTCGTCAGCCTCGACGGACAGTCGCAGAAGGTGCTGCAGGACTCCTGA
- a CDS encoding NAD+ synthase, with protein MRIALAQLNPTVGDIAGNAAAIAAAYEAAVGRGADLIVTGELGLTGYPPDDLLLKPAFIAAVGDHLDALARRVGPQSLLVGFPEDVRDLEGPGGVVSEDAIPQGLANSAALLSGGRTAQVYRKQRIPNYGVFDEARYFRAGTELVVADVAGVPVGLSVCEDLWGEGGPVTEAAQAGAQLVLVPNASPFHHGKRKERERWAGAHATAGGAWIAYVNLVGGQDDVVYDGDSFVMAPDGQIVARAAQFDEDLVVVDVDIDATAAAPAMAAPAPRMSRQAAIYEGLVTGTRDYLRKNGFAGALVGVSGGVDSALTTAVAVDALGPAHVTAVAMPSPYSSPGSITDARDLVDALGCRWLELRIDDVMKAFDATLAEPFAGTEEGTAEENIQSRIRGTLLMALSNKHGDLVLATGNKSEYAVGYATLYGDMAGGFAPLKDVYKTVVYELCAYRNATHRDTWLGPPGAVVPRAIIDKPPSAELRPGQLDTDSLPDYDQLDAILSGYIESYQSVDRLVAEGHDRALVAEITRMVDRAEFKRRQAAPGVKVTRRAFGRERRLPITHGWAG; from the coding sequence ATGCGCATCGCACTCGCTCAGCTCAACCCGACCGTCGGTGACATCGCCGGCAACGCGGCGGCGATCGCAGCCGCCTACGAGGCCGCGGTCGGGCGCGGTGCGGACCTCATCGTGACCGGGGAGCTCGGGCTGACGGGGTACCCCCCCGACGACCTGCTGCTCAAGCCGGCCTTCATCGCCGCGGTCGGCGACCACCTCGATGCGTTGGCACGCCGTGTCGGGCCTCAATCGCTCCTGGTCGGCTTCCCCGAGGACGTCCGCGACCTCGAGGGACCGGGTGGCGTGGTCAGCGAGGACGCAATCCCACAGGGACTGGCCAACAGCGCCGCCCTGCTGTCCGGCGGCCGGACCGCGCAGGTGTACCGCAAGCAGCGCATCCCCAACTACGGCGTGTTCGACGAGGCGCGCTACTTCCGCGCCGGCACCGAACTGGTCGTGGCCGACGTCGCCGGTGTGCCAGTTGGCCTGTCGGTGTGCGAGGATTTGTGGGGTGAGGGCGGGCCGGTGACCGAGGCCGCCCAGGCCGGCGCCCAGCTCGTCCTCGTTCCGAACGCCAGCCCGTTCCACCACGGCAAGCGCAAGGAGCGCGAGCGGTGGGCAGGTGCGCACGCGACCGCCGGCGGGGCGTGGATCGCCTACGTCAACCTCGTCGGGGGTCAGGACGACGTCGTCTACGACGGTGACTCGTTCGTCATGGCGCCCGACGGGCAGATCGTCGCGCGCGCCGCGCAGTTCGACGAGGACCTGGTCGTCGTCGACGTCGACATTGACGCGACGGCCGCCGCACCGGCGATGGCCGCCCCCGCGCCGCGGATGAGCCGCCAGGCGGCGATCTACGAAGGGCTGGTGACCGGCACCCGGGACTACCTGCGTAAGAACGGGTTCGCCGGGGCGCTCGTCGGAGTGTCCGGAGGCGTCGACAGCGCCCTGACGACGGCCGTGGCCGTGGACGCGCTGGGTCCGGCGCACGTCACCGCCGTCGCGATGCCGTCCCCGTACTCATCACCCGGGTCGATCACCGACGCCCGGGACCTCGTCGACGCTCTCGGGTGCAGGTGGCTGGAGCTGCGCATCGACGACGTCATGAAGGCCTTCGACGCGACGCTCGCCGAGCCGTTCGCCGGCACCGAGGAGGGCACCGCCGAGGAGAACATCCAGTCGCGCATCCGCGGCACCCTGCTGATGGCCCTGTCGAACAAGCACGGCGACCTGGTCCTGGCAACCGGCAACAAGAGCGAGTACGCCGTCGGCTATGCGACGCTGTACGGCGACATGGCGGGAGGCTTCGCACCACTCAAGGACGTCTACAAGACCGTCGTCTACGAGCTGTGCGCGTACCGCAACGCCACCCACCGTGACACATGGCTCGGCCCGCCGGGTGCCGTCGTCCCGCGGGCGATCATCGACAAGCCGCCGTCGGCCGAACTGCGCCCCGGCCAGCTCGACACCGACAGCCTGCCCGACTACGACCAGCTCGACGCGATCCTGAGCGGCTACATCGAGAGCTACCAGAGCGTCGACCGCCTCGTCGCCGAGGGCCACGACCGGGCATTGGTCGCCGAGATCACCCGCATGGTCGACCGTGCCGAGTTCAAGCGCCGGCAGGCAGCCCCAGGCGTGAAGGTCACGCGACGGGCCTTCGGGCGCGAGCGGCGGCTACCGATCACCCACGGCTGGGCCGGCTGA